AGtcatacaaaaattaaaacatgtaggaaaggaaaacaaagcaagTTCTAAGACTTAGGGGTGTTGGCACTCTTTAAAAGAACTGCTGGTACTGATCTAAAGTTCTCATTTCTCACTGAAGGGAATGATGAGAAGAAACTTGACCTCAGTGACTGAGTTCATTCTCCTGGGACTCACCAGCCGCTTGGAATTGCAGATTCCCTTCTTCGTGTTGTTTCTGGCCGTTTACATGGTCACAGTGGCAGGGAACTTGGGCATCATTGTACTGATCCGGGTCAATGTCCGGCTCCAcacgcccatgtacttcttcctgagTCACTTATCCCTGGTGGATCTGTGCTTCTCTTCCAATGTGACGCCAAAGATGCTGGAAATTTTTCTTTCGGAGAAGAAAACCATTTCCTATCCTGCTTGTCTGGTACAATGCTACTTTTTTATTGCCTTGGTTCACGTTGAGATCTATATCCTGGCTGTGATGGCCTTTGATAGGTACATGGCCATCTGCAACCCTCTGCTTTATGGCAGCAAAATGTCCAAGAATGTGTGCCTGGCCCTAGTCGTGGTGCCTTATGTATACGGAGCACTCACAGGCCTGATGGAGACCATGTGGACCTACCAGCTGTCCTTCTGTGGCCCCAACGAAATCGATCACTTCTACTGTGCTGACCCCCCACTGATTAAGCTGGCCTGTTCAGACACCTACAACAAAGAAACATCAATGTGTGTTGTGGCTGGGTGCaatctttccctttctctgctcatcattattttttcctaCCTTTATATTTTTCCTGCTATCCTGAGAATTGGCTCCACAGAAGGCAAGCACAAAGCTTTCTCCACCTGTGGTTCCCATCTGACAGCTGTCATCATATTCTATGCGACACTTTTTTTCATGTACCTCAGACCCCCTTCCAAGGAGTCTGTGGAACAGGGAAAAATGGTGGCTGTGTTTTACACCACAATAATCCCCATGTTGAATCCCATGATTTACAGCCTTAGaaataaagaggtgaaagaagCATTAGCCAAAGAGCTgtcaaagagaaaaaacattttcctaaagaaaaattcacatttcttttcttctcaaggatttttttagattttggtttTCTTAAGTCACAGGACAGAATTGATGGCAAAGTTTGATGGCAAAAATTGTATGTataattgtgtgtatatacatacacacacatatacatatatgatacaTGAATGGAGAACACTGCAGTGTTTCAAACtttaattcttttctaaaataaaaacacaaggaaTAAAGTTTGATTACACATTTTACCTACTTGTAATTGCCATTCATCCTGCACCAGTTATTTCAAGTTCTCTGCCTTTGTGCACAGGACAGCTTTGTGACTCTAGCCCCACGGATTAACTAGGATCATGTGGCTATTTCTGGAAAATGATTTAGATTAGAATTCACGTGTCACCTCTCACttgagtgtgtgtttgtgagcACACTCTGCAGATGGTCTTTTCTTCTGCTTCATGGTGAGCTGCAAAATTTAAGACAGTGGCTGAGCAGTCCGAAGACATGAACAAATTCTCAGTCAGCTCATAATGGAAACGTAGAATGCTGGTGGTTAACACCAGCATAGAATATTCTACTTTGCTGCATGCAATATTACTTAGAAAAAATTGTAACACATTGAAGTGTATATCATGAAAATttagaggtttaaaaaaattacatttgagatatgtttttctttcttttatttttttgtgattttatataaatgtgtatttagttcaaattacattttttaaaataagtagtaAAAGTCATGTGTATAGTTTTAAATATCAAATCATATTACATGGCTTATCAAAATTCCTGTTTCAATTATATCCTATTCTTTATTCCATACACATAACAGCTTTGTGTCATTTCCTTTGGGAATTAGCCCACCTTTAGttatgtacttgttttttttttgaaaccggagtttgaacccaagggtgctgaACTGCTAAGCactattttcagtctttttttccccttttttaaagacaggatctcactacattgcttatggcctcgctaaattgctgaggctagctttgaagttataatcatcctgcctcagcctgctaagatgctaggattacagatatgcaccactgaACCCAGCTGATTtgttggcattttttaaaataatggtgaAGTATTAGCATTTTTGCAATAATCCTGTATACCTGCCTCATATATACCACAtctgtttctttatctttatGATAGAGTCATATTGGAATTTAGTTTAAGTCAGTATTTATTGCTAAAATTACTATGGATATGTCATTCATAACATCTGAAAAATAATCCAGTTAATACTATAAATATTAGCATGATTAATACTAGTGCTTGTCATTCATATTATGAATAATACTCTGATTGTCATTCTCTTCCTGCACAACTTGATTTTTATAGAGTTAAAAATTGTGTCTCAGTTTGCTTTTCCTTTGGTACCTTACCCCTAAATTCTAATAAACTATGATGCTCTCCCTGTAAATTCAAATGAAATGGGTACTCTATATAATTTCCACACTTCTCCACAGAAGTTCTCTTTGTTCCTGTAAAGATTCTACTTTTTTGCAGAGCTGTTAACAAGGAGATAGTTTTTCCTATTATaggtttttaaatcatttgatCCATGTGGATTATAGGGAAATTTCATGCAAACTGGAAATCAAGAATAAACaagacacacataaaaatatatttattacattttagaaaatggaaGCCAATCAGATACCTAAATAAATCAACAATAAAGCATTTCCAGCAGGACGCTCATTCCAGTGCAAGCAAGTTACTTTCTATGAATCTTATCTTTCCCCGGTTTTATTCACCATCATAGTATGTGGGATTCCAGTGCGAACTCAAGAAAATTACAACATTCCCTGAGGATACTGGCAAATGGTCAAGATGGCTAATGTTATTTCAGTGAAAAGCAACTGTTCACCTTAATTTTCTTACTTAGTTTCTCCACTGGTTGAAAGAGTCCTAGCAATAAAGGCAAAATACAACCATAATCTGTGCAGAGGAGAGAACTTGTTTTCATGGACTATTATCATAACAGGGTGCTTCTTGAATGCAAAACAATTTGGTGTAAAGATGTTCACACCCAAGAATGAAGAAAGAGTTATAATTAGTGTACTTGTCTAATCTGAGCATCACATTATACAAACTTCTAAAAATTATATGTAGAAGTCTCACTTTTGGGAGGTCTTAGGTTAAATTCTTCCAAGGGTAAGAGAAGCAGAAGGTGGCAGAGGGGTTGTGTTAGCTATTCTAAGTACCAAGTCTGATGTTTCTCCTTTGTCTAGCCCTGATTTATAAAAGTTTATGGAATGGATAAAGGCAACAGTCTATATGTGATAATGATCACCATTTTGTTATACTGATACAAATCAATAGTAGGTTCCATTAATTTAATAAGTAAGCCTTTGggttgaaaacaattttgtaaggAGAGGTACAATTTATCAATATGTTATTGTTATGGAAAACTGCAATGTAAATTCCATTTTCAACACAAGGATTCTACAATGAAGTTCTTATCCACCACATTTGCAAAGGActgtcaataaatttttaaattatacttgtTAAGCACGTcaacttttctcttttaagtgGGTAGAATCTGGAAACATGATAATAAAACAGCTATTTACATGCCAATTTGCAAAAATAACTATATCTTTTATCAGTAACATTTACTTACTAGAGAATTAATTTTCTATagagttttaaaaagaacaaaactattGAAGGAAATCAAACTATTTCTCATTAAACTATTAAGCATTGTTGCATTAAAGACATTGAAAATGCAGAAGGGTTTCTCAGTTTTTCTCATTTGCCCAAATGACAGAATAGAGATTCCACACAAATGAAATGCCTTTATTACCAGATCTTCACTAAGTGGACATAGCTGCTTATCTGTTCCAAGATTGTACCTGAAGATAGGACAGAAGAATCTGTGActatattttctcttccttttaacCTCCTGCCTTTTGGAATCCTGTGACTATTCTCCTTTATTTGTGCTAAGATTTATGGCAGAGTTAGTCagatttctgttactgtaacaaacacctgagatcaacttataaagtaaaaaattttctttctactgagagttttagaggttccagtccatgttTGGGGTTGCATTTAGGCCTAcccagcacatcatggcagagtgtgaGATGGAACCAAATAGTTTCccccatggaaaaaaaaaatgaaagaaagaaagagaaagggacagGGGTCCCAATACCCATTCAAGATCATTCCCTGGAGGACTGGAATCTCCCTCACCAGGCTCATTCTCTTAAAATTCCCACCAACTTCAAATTATACCATGGCCAAGGCACAAAGTCAAGGACTTTTAGGGGATATTTTCCCAAACTATAGGAAAGGCTTTTGGTTCAGATACTATTTAAACAAGACCCCCTTAGCTACTGTTTTTGAATCAGTTATTATCTAGCTTGTTTTCTCTGGCCATGAAAGTCTGTTCCACTATGAATTCATGGGTGGAGGTAAAGTTATATTGTTCTTCTCTTCATTATCAATGTTAATTTAGGAAATAAGATAGGTTTTAAAGAAGTATATTAATCATTTTGGACAAGTAGATGCCCATTAAGGGTTCATCACTGACATGTGTATGGGAAATGTATCCTCTGTTAGTCTCTCATGTTTAACTAGGTCTTtcatactgaaaaaagaaaaaaaactaatttcttCACCAATACAATGaatgtttttgtgttttcctATTGTAAGCTGGAggttatttcaaatatatgttgTGTCAGACATTTATCAAGGTgataagcaaattagtgagaccctctgtctcaaaacaaataaaaaataaataaataaaaggactacagatgtagctcaggggtaaaacatcttgggttcaatctccagcacccactagccaaaaaaaagtaatgtatccaatactgatattattattatatgggAAAGCAAGATGCTCCCCAAATAAATGCTTCACAATTTTCCAAGATTCAGAAAAACATTGTTAAAATAGGGAGAAAGCAAAATCTCAAGTTTTTATAgaccttatcttttaaaaatctaattctgCTGAGAGTTATTTTGCTCTTGAGATTAATTTTCATTAATGATGATGCAATATGTTGCATTTAATTGCTGCCTTGAGTTTCTGTCAATATTCTCCAGTGAGAAAGCCCCACAGTGGGAAACTCAATCTTTATAAACTCTTCTGAATTCTCCACTAATGCTGGGAGATAGGATGTTTCCaagaacatttcttcttcacacaCAGGTGGGTTCATGCTCAAGGAGGGTCTCTGTGTTTTTATAATGTCAGCAACAAATCTCTCTGCTGTCCTTGTATTTCAGAATTGAAAGAGAATACTCTTGGATGGTTTTAGGAGGTGAGATTGGAGAGATTTTGCTAGGATAGTCAGTGGAAGTCTATTATGAATGGGGTCAGTGGTGACCACAAGTTGTATTTCTGTTTCCACACTAAAGACATTTCTTGTTACTAAAaggtagagaaaaaaacaaagagaaagggaaaggtgGATTTATCCAAATAAGAGAAAGGTAGTTAGACTACATGAAGGGAActcaggaggagagggaaggaaagaatcatggaataaatctgacctaacttttctATGTGCAGATATGAacatatcacagtgaatttcatcatCATGTATGTCGACGAAGAAATAACCCACTAAAAAGTTTTAAaggtaaatagcagaaagattggTAGAGCACAATGAAGGGAacaaggaggagagaagaagagaagaaaaggggaaTACTAGGGACTGAGtcagaataaattatattccaagccttaataattcattttgaatcctaatgttattcataactaaaaagaaccaataaaaaataaaaataatcggGAGAAACTGGTGGAACAGGTGTTCAAATACATTCATCATTATAAAtcaaaaaagaaagtgaatatgaatgataaaatattgattaaaaaacaacaaaaatgttattttaaatgttccTTGTTGGagtttaagtgtgcagagtttagctccctcaggcctgactttttgcaagagctgtggctgtgatttaggtcagctgaggcaagcctcagctaggaggaggaaaagttctcttccccttatcgcaagccacaagttctgcatggtttggccaagaggaagaagcttcctgcatacttgTCCTTGAAACAGTACAttctaatgaaaaaaatacatcctCAGGgaattagataatgtctacaaagaactttaagagggtacttatcaaatagacaggaacaatctgaatttagctctgtgtacccgctgaggcatgatatttgggcaatgtgggcaaagtgttactgaagaatcacttgctttgttagaagaagaatataaaagaaacttacaaataaacctcagcatgcagttgcaattgctgccttggctctgcatcccctgtgtcccggtgatttcccgacccttacccagggacccgaacgcTCTAGACGTTCACAGTTCCTGTCTCTGTCTCATACATAGAGAGTCAATGAATTAACCTGTTATGCATTTAGGGACACAGACACAGTACCAGAAATATGTTTTCAAAGCCTGTTATTCATGAAGAAGCCTTCTTGTCCAAAAGATGCTAATAAATAATCCCATGCTGGTAGAGATGACcagattctttctctcttctataTGTTAGGTGGTTGTGGATTAATAGGGAGACCCTATGAAAAAaccaagtcctgggttcaattcttaccactgtaaaaacaaaaacaagacaaacaacaacaagaaaactgAAGGCTTGCCATCCATGTCTGTGTTGCAAATAATTCTGATAATAATGCACACAATCATCATCTCTTCTTTAGAATTTATCTAACTTTCACTTGGAGTAATTAACAAAACCTAGACAACCTCTCACTTTCTTTCTCTCGGTTAGAATTTTGAGtaacaaaagaataataaaagggctgggattgtggctcagcagtagagtgcttgcctagcaagggcgggacctgagttccatcctcagcaccacataaaaatacataaatatataaagacattgtgttgtgtccatctacacctaaaaaataaatattaaccaaGATAGGTCTGCATTTCATTTTGTATAGTTATCTGCAGTGTTACAAACAGAACTCTGAAGTCGTTTGTAAGAACTGGCAATTATAATAATGAACTCTGACCCTTTGCTGAGTGACCACCTCTCTGGGTTTGTCTAGCACCACTGGTTTTTCCAAGATgcaaaactttcatttttaagcaTGGGAATTCTGGATAATCTGGGTGGTAGTTCTTTAGCCTCCGTATATCCTACCAAAGACTGAGCTATAGAGGATATAGGTGGATTTCATTAGGGTATAAAAAGTTTGtgcttcttctattttcctaTGTAAATTTACCATTAAACAGATACTAAAATTTGAGATCTTCTTGGAGCTGAAGACATCTCATCTGGCCTGATTTACTGATACACTCAGCATTTAAGTGCTTGaaacaaatatgattttttttttttacaaattctgTGCAACTATATTCACCTTAAGTGAAAAAGGAGTAGGTAAAATGTCCCTACAAATATATAAGGTTTActaatcattaaataaataaatgaagctgTAAAAAAATGCTTCTGTGGAGTGCATGAAGAGAATAGACTGAGGATATACACAGGCTTCTCACATAAATGGGCGGTAATTATCTTAAAGCAGGTAAAGAAAAGGATGTGGCTCCCCCTGCAGTATAAAGACTGTGTTAGAGAGTTACCCCTCAGTTTCTCTTACAAGATCACAGTTAAAGGAGTAACATCTTTTTGTCCTTGGCATTGTTGTAGTTGCATGATTCAACTTACTTTTAATTGTTAGAAATAGGGAAGTTGAACCTCATCTGATAAAGATTGTTAAAAGAGTCAATACTAGAATATACAATTTATGATTTTCATTAGTGCATCCTTTCCTGTCAAATTATCTTAAGTCAGTCCTCAAAATAACACCAAGGTATACTCAAATTATCTCCATCTACTCATGAAGACACTGCATCAAAGGATATAAATTAACCGGCCCAAGGTCACAAATCTACTAAAGAGTACAGCTTGGAATTGAACAAaggtttttaataattttacgGTTAACAAAATATTCCGTGTTTGTTCCTAATGTAATATAAACCTTAATGTAACAAATGAGACATCCAAGTTGTTAATCTTGTTGTCTCTTTCTCAGCCAGTGTGCATCACCAGAGAGTGTTAAGGTATGTAAACAAGGCAAAATAACaggtggtattttgccagagaaatgttagagttcgtaaacaagtctggatggtgcctggcaaaatgccagagggagtggtttgaaaagtaacaaaagtgagccattaagtgttgagattccttattggttgactgatgtatctagtttatgctaactaagataagctgtgcaaaatgtataaatagctctgttgtcctacaataaacggcttccattcctgctgcatcaacgtacacaagttattcgtcaccccccggttattatgctgcagccggactgcggcaagaGAGCAGTTGGGAAATGATGATATTTTTCCAATTTGTACTTTCGTGGCAAATACATGGTAGTTTTATGAAGAACTATCAATTCCTTGGTCCATGAATAAATGGAACATAGAAAATTATTGCTAGTAAAATTAGCTCAAAACATTTATACTGTTTGGGATAAGCTAGAAGATGCCCAGAATCCAGAGGGCTAGCCATCTTAATTGGATagtccaaaaacaaaaacaaattccttccttccccttcaaaatatttttcttgtctttctggtAAATTTTGGGAGATTTATAAATTTAAGCTCACCTTTTTAAGATACATAATATGGACCTTCACTCAGTCTTTTATTCTTCTCAGGATTTAAGGGTGTATATTTCCAGAGCGGCTCCCAACATGGAAGCAgttggtattttaaaaagtgattcatgattggcagagccctcatgaatgggttAATTTACTCACGGACTAAGGGGTTGTGGGTTATCTGGACAGTGGTCTTTCATAAAGCCAATTTGGCTTCCTGtcatctgcacccctgtttccatgTGATGCCCAGAGAGGCCTCAGTACTCAGCAGAGTCTCTACCAACAAAAAGGCCCTCACCAAATGCAGCTCCTAACCGTGAATCtcacagcctacagaatggtgAGATGGATAATCCATTATCTTTATTCATTACCCAGTGTCATATTTCACAACATTGCAACAGAGAGCAAACAGAGGCCACACAGAATTATTGGAACTTGGGGGAAAAATACTGTATAaattgatgattaaaaaaatgtaatcagCTGACTTTTCCTCTAGAGATGTACTTCTCCAGGGTCATTCTTAACAGAAAATTCTTAATTGCTCCATTGTTTTCAAAGGCaaacatttaaaagaacattCTCTTGTAGACGACTTCCAGTTTCCCTTTCTGTTTGACCTTCACCTCTGATTTTGTAGTTTAGTGTTTTCTTTTCaactctgaatttctttcttttttggaggggtaggaaagtactggggattaaacccagggacacttaaccactgagccacatcttcagcccttcttatgatttattttgggacagggtctcactaagttgcttaggacttagataaattgctgaagcaggatttgaatttgtgatccacctaccttagcctcccaaatcactgggattatgggtactTGCGACTGCTCTCAACCAACTCTGGATTCTTAATGGCAGTATTTCTCATCAATCTCAGGTTGGTAAAAAAATGCATTCATCAGATGAAGCTTGTTTCatagatttcattttattctttgtaatgaTACTTTAGTGATTCCGTATATCTTGTGCATGAAAGCGAGAAAAGGAAGATGAATTTTCAAAAGAGATTAGCTAGTTTATAAATGATAGATGAAGTGAATTTAATAATTATTCCTTGAATGTTTATTATATGTTAATTGTTAAtattaacttttatatttatgaatCCACAAAAATGTGCATCATGATTATGACTATCATAATTCCTCAATATCATTATCATTAAACCTGATCCAAAgctaaataagaataaaacatgCTCACGTTCATAAAGTAACACTTGAATTGTATAATCAATCAAGTCTGAcaacagaaacagaaatatttaactGGAATACATAATATTGCTTTATACATGACCTGATCAAAAACTC
This portion of the Ictidomys tridecemlineatus isolate mIctTri1 chromosome 4, mIctTri1.hap1, whole genome shotgun sequence genome encodes:
- the Or5m8 gene encoding olfactory receptor 5M8 gives rise to the protein MMRRNLTSVTEFILLGLTSRLELQIPFFVLFLAVYMVTVAGNLGIIVLIRVNVRLHTPMYFFLSHLSLVDLCFSSNVTPKMLEIFLSEKKTISYPACLVQCYFFIALVHVEIYILAVMAFDRYMAICNPLLYGSKMSKNVCLALVVVPYVYGALTGLMETMWTYQLSFCGPNEIDHFYCADPPLIKLACSDTYNKETSMCVVAGCNLSLSLLIIIFSYLYIFPAILRIGSTEGKHKAFSTCGSHLTAVIIFYATLFFMYLRPPSKESVEQGKMVAVFYTTIIPMLNPMIYSLRNKEVKEALAKELSKRKNIFLKKNSHFFSSQGFF